One genomic window of Dermacentor andersoni chromosome 8, qqDerAnde1_hic_scaffold, whole genome shotgun sequence includes the following:
- the LOC129386823 gene encoding sodium-coupled monocarboxylate transporter 2-like, with the protein MGVALTIWFRGCDPVLLGAVDRIDQILPYYITTHLVQVPGFVGIFLAGVVCAATSTTSSTINSQAAILYVDVIAPRWKDSTSHVLLITRCTALGLGITMTVYSMLCAYMGSLSRVFLMMYTCLTSPYVGLCLLAVLFPFVHSKGAGVATIVTVVFQLWHIANSIQRGRTPPRMPVSLDYCPANVTFHTSTSKTFNISRSFEAPRSEESFYLLRMSYHWSSFFGVFATIAIGVLVSALTGEMWNKKEQPELCSDLLVRIWRKRTHLRDGSQLEERRTSKINEHNSNAEALDLLTVKAESHV; encoded by the exons ATGGGCGTGGCACTGACGATATGGTTTCGAGGTTGCGATCCAGTGTTACTGGGCGCGGTTGATCGCATTGACCAA ATTTTGCCGTACTACATTACCACTCATCTTGTGCAAGTTCCTGGATTTGTTGGTATTTTTCTCGCGGGTGTCGTCTGTGCTGCAACCAG TACGACATCATCCACGATTAATTCGCAAGCAGCTATTCTCTACGTGGATGTGATTGCACCTCGGTGGAAGGATTCCACAAGTCACGTACTCTTGATTACACGCTGCACGG cactGGGTTTAGGCATAACCATGACAGTGTACAGTATGCTATGCGCATATATGGGATCATTGAGTAGG GTATTCCTGATGATGTACACATGCCTAACTTCGCCTTATGTAGGATTATGTCTACTGGCCGTGCTATTTCCTTTTGTGCACTCCAAA GGTGCAGGCGTAGCCACAATTGTCACGGTTGTCTTCCAGTTATGGCACATCGCAAACTCGATACAGAGAGGCAGAACACCGCCCAGGATGCCAGTTTCCTTGGATTACTGCCCTGCAAATGTTACATTCCATACTTCAACGTCGAAGACATTCAACATAAGCAGGTCCTTCGAGGCTCCAAG ATCCGAAGAGTCGTTTTACTTGTTGCGGATGTCATATCATTGGAGCAGCTTCTTTGGCGTTTTCGCAACAATTGCCATTGGTGTATTGGTTAGCGCCTTGACAG GAGAAATGTGGAATAAAAAGGAGCAGCCGGAGTTATGCAGTGATTTACTCGTGAGAATATGGCGAAAACGAACGCACCTCCGTGATGGATCGCAACTCGAG GAAAGGAGGACATCGAAGATCAATGAGCACAATTCTAACGCAGAAGCTCTGGACCTCCTGACGGTTAAAGCAGAGAGCCATGTATAG